A single Chlamydia suis DNA region contains:
- a CDS encoding DUF167 family protein: MLEGFWVVEVRVTTKARENRVLCLDDGILRVRVTEAPERGKANDAVIELLADFLSLPKNDVTLIAGEASRRKKVLLPRAVKPLLFERFPQMASPTLGKKG, from the coding sequence TTGTTAGAAGGCTTTTGGGTTGTGGAAGTGAGAGTTACTACAAAGGCACGAGAAAATAGAGTCTTATGTCTGGACGATGGTATATTAAGGGTTCGAGTGACAGAAGCTCCGGAAAGAGGTAAGGCTAATGACGCAGTCATAGAATTGTTAGCCGATTTTTTGTCGCTTCCTAAGAATGACGTCACTTTGATAGCGGGAGAGGCTTCTCGTAGGAAGAAGGTGTTGTTGCCTAGAGCGGTGAAACCTTTGCTATTTGAGCGGTTTCCTCAAATGGCTTCCCCTACCCTAGGGAAAAAAGGCTAG
- a CDS encoding MYG1 family protein has product MQIPRSVGTHDGSFHADEVTACALLIMFDLVDENKIIRTRDPEKLAQCEYVCDVGGRYSAEDKRFDHHQVSYAGSWSSAGMVLDYLHNLGFLSHEEYEYLNNTLVHGVDEQDNGRFFSKEGFCSFSDIIKIYNPLEEGGNTDKEFFFALHFAIDLLTRLRDKFRYDRMCRDVVKQVMEKEDVCLRFDRPLAWQENFFSLGGENHPAAFVSFPCSDQWILRGIPPTLDRRMEVRIPFPEEWAGLLGDQLVKVTGIPGAVFCHKGLFLSVWDSRESCEEALNLVLKQQGVE; this is encoded by the coding sequence ATGCAAATTCCAAGAAGTGTTGGCACACATGATGGTTCTTTTCACGCCGACGAAGTGACGGCTTGCGCTTTATTGATTATGTTTGATCTTGTTGATGAGAACAAAATTATTCGCACCAGAGATCCTGAAAAGTTAGCGCAATGTGAGTACGTTTGTGATGTGGGAGGGAGATACTCCGCAGAAGATAAGCGTTTCGATCATCATCAGGTGTCGTATGCTGGTTCTTGGAGTAGTGCTGGGATGGTTCTTGATTATTTGCATAATCTAGGATTCCTCTCTCATGAAGAATATGAATATCTCAATAACACGCTAGTACATGGTGTGGATGAGCAAGATAACGGACGATTTTTTTCTAAGGAAGGGTTCTGTTCTTTCTCAGACATCATTAAAATTTATAATCCCTTGGAAGAGGGAGGGAATACCGATAAAGAATTTTTCTTCGCTTTGCATTTTGCGATAGATCTGCTTACTCGTTTACGAGATAAGTTTCGTTACGATCGTATGTGTCGAGATGTTGTCAAGCAAGTTATGGAGAAGGAAGATGTTTGTTTGCGCTTTGATCGTCCATTAGCGTGGCAGGAGAATTTTTTCTCCTTAGGAGGAGAAAATCATCCTGCGGCTTTTGTCAGTTTTCCCTGTTCGGATCAATGGATTTTACGAGGGATTCCCCCTACTCTGGATCGTCGAATGGAGGTAAGAATTCCTTTTCCAGAAGAGTGGGCGGGGTTATTGGGAGATCAGTTGGTTAAGGTTACAGGAATCCCTGGAGCAGTTTTTTGTCACAAAGGGTTGTTCCTCTCCGTTTGGGATAGTCGGGAAAGTTGTGAAGAGGCGCTGAATTTAGTATTAAAACAGCAGGGAGTGGAATGA
- a CDS encoding LOG family protein: protein MTLFHSCHDAVSPDGYLCSSLQLISTGVYEGEIEIQNIPSYFLGFQLPLHCVHLNLKSSLAQLGIDATLLHCELSKNQKRAHIHAQFTSHGPVAESMLTLLKPGDRVAKLFAADERRLVRSPDYLESMLKNTDKAGHPLLCFGKKLEHLISFDVVDDRLVVSLPTLPGIVRYDSDIYGLLPLIQKSLSNPKLSIRHFLSLYQQIAEGQHIPCEGNILLIKTEPLHIRTVFARVVNQLLPQGLFHTSANILEPTTQESGDIFEFFGNPSTSIERIPLEFFTIEPYKEHSYFCNRDLLQTTLQSESEIKKIFGTAPQGPVKAATYLSKGSEIPSLYADSWLTGSAAAYQCSENQAVKDEYIHAQPCYPFLEAMEMGLINSEGALLSRFFPSSSLKGMLISYHVRHYLKQIYFQVPSYTYGDYFSHNDRGLLLDLHQAGIDVFWADEESGRVLQYTKRRDKNSGMFVVKDRVEEFRSAFFVAIYGSRLLENNFSAQLHTLLAGLQRAAHTHGIPGFSKPTPLAVITGGGTGVMATGNRVAKELGILSCGTVLDLEASPAQIDQPANEFLDAKMTYRLPQLIERQEHFYADLAILVVGGVGTDFELYLELVYLKTGAKPPTPIFLIGPVEYWKEKVAHAYEINLKAGTIRGSEWISNCLFCITSPEAGVAVFEQFLAGELPIGYDYPPAPDGLVIV from the coding sequence ATGACACTCTTTCACTCTTGCCACGATGCCGTCTCTCCAGACGGCTATTTATGTTCTTCTCTTCAATTAATCAGTACCGGTGTGTATGAAGGAGAAATCGAAATTCAAAATATCCCCTCCTACTTCCTGGGATTCCAATTACCTCTTCATTGCGTTCATCTCAATCTAAAAAGTTCCTTAGCCCAACTAGGAATAGATGCAACTCTTCTTCACTGTGAGCTCAGCAAAAACCAGAAGCGAGCTCATATACACGCACAATTTACTAGCCACGGCCCCGTTGCGGAATCTATGCTCACTCTTCTCAAGCCCGGAGATCGAGTAGCCAAACTATTTGCTGCAGACGAGCGTAGATTGGTCCGCTCTCCCGATTATCTTGAAAGCATGCTAAAAAATACTGATAAGGCTGGACACCCCCTGCTTTGCTTTGGGAAAAAACTGGAACATCTTATTTCTTTCGATGTAGTAGATGACCGTCTTGTTGTATCCCTCCCCACTCTACCGGGCATCGTTCGTTATGACTCAGACATCTACGGCCTTCTTCCTCTGATTCAAAAATCTCTCAGCAACCCCAAATTAAGCATTCGTCACTTCTTGTCCCTTTATCAACAGATTGCGGAGGGACAACATATTCCTTGTGAAGGCAATATTCTTTTGATCAAGACAGAGCCTCTTCATATCCGCACAGTATTTGCTCGCGTGGTCAATCAACTTCTTCCTCAAGGGCTCTTCCATACTTCTGCTAACATTTTAGAGCCGACAACTCAAGAATCTGGAGACATTTTCGAATTTTTTGGAAACCCATCCACATCAATAGAGAGAATCCCTTTAGAATTTTTCACTATTGAACCCTACAAAGAGCACTCCTACTTCTGTAATCGAGATTTATTGCAAACAACCTTGCAATCCGAAAGCGAAATCAAAAAAATATTTGGAACAGCTCCTCAAGGCCCTGTAAAAGCTGCTACTTATTTATCCAAAGGAAGCGAAATTCCTTCTCTTTATGCAGATTCTTGGCTTACAGGATCTGCAGCTGCATATCAATGTAGTGAAAACCAAGCAGTCAAGGACGAATATATCCATGCACAGCCCTGCTATCCTTTTTTGGAAGCAATGGAAATGGGCCTTATTAATAGTGAAGGCGCTTTGCTCTCCCGCTTTTTCCCTTCTTCTAGCTTGAAGGGGATGTTGATCTCCTATCATGTACGCCACTATCTCAAGCAAATTTATTTCCAAGTGCCTTCCTATACGTATGGAGACTACTTCTCTCATAATGACAGAGGATTGTTATTAGACCTTCATCAGGCCGGTATTGATGTATTCTGGGCAGATGAAGAAAGTGGTCGCGTCTTGCAATACACAAAACGACGCGATAAGAATAGTGGAATGTTCGTTGTTAAAGATCGTGTTGAAGAATTCCGTTCAGCTTTTTTCGTAGCTATTTATGGATCTCGTCTTCTCGAAAATAACTTTTCCGCCCAACTCCATACTCTTCTTGCAGGACTACAACGGGCGGCACATACCCACGGCATTCCAGGCTTCTCCAAACCTACCCCTCTAGCCGTAATCACTGGGGGAGGAACCGGTGTCATGGCCACAGGAAATCGCGTCGCAAAAGAACTTGGCATTCTTTCTTGCGGAACTGTCCTCGATTTAGAAGCCTCACCTGCACAAATCGACCAGCCAGCAAACGAATTCTTGGATGCCAAAATGACGTACCGGCTCCCACAGCTTATAGAAAGACAAGAACATTTTTATGCAGATCTTGCTATTTTAGTCGTTGGTGGGGTCGGAACAGATTTTGAGCTTTATCTAGAACTCGTCTACTTGAAAACTGGAGCAAAGCCTCCTACCCCTATTTTTCTGATTGGGCCTGTTGAATACTGGAAAGAAAAAGTAGCTCATGCTTATGAGATTAATCTCAAAGCAGGAACTATCCGAGGTTCCGAGTGGATCAGTAACTGTTTGTTCTGTATCACATCTCCCGAGGCGGGGGTTGCTGTGTTCGAACAATTTTTAGCTGGAGAACTGCCTATAGGCTATGATTATCCTCCAGCTCCAGACGGATTAGTTATCGTTTAA
- a CDS encoding LL-diaminopimelate aminotransferase, producing MKRNHNFASLATNYLFSDLQKRVTQFRLDNPQHRVISLSIGDTTQPLDTSVAEAFSESIMRLSSPETYCGYGPDFGLPSLRQKLSKDFYHGCVDAEEIFISDGAKVDLFRLLSFFGPNQVIAVQDPSYPAYVDIARLTGAKEIVTLPCLQENDFFPVFPTNTHIDILCLCSPNNPTGTVLNTNQLRAIVHYAIEHDILILFDAAYSTFIADPSLPKSIFEIPDARFCAIEINSFSKPLGFAGVRLGWTVVPKELVYREGLPVIRDWERFLSTTFNGASIPAQEAGIAGLSILPKLEAVRYYRENSALLRNSLLEAGYQVFGGEHAPYLWVKPTMETIADEDLFDFFLQEYHIAVTPGIGFGLCGSGFVRFSSLGKREDVLAACERLQMTPALQ from the coding sequence ATGAAGAGAAATCATAATTTCGCATCTTTAGCGACAAATTACTTATTCTCTGATTTACAAAAGCGAGTTACTCAATTCCGTTTAGACAATCCCCAACATCGAGTGATCAGTTTGTCCATAGGAGATACAACCCAACCTTTGGATACGAGTGTTGCGGAAGCTTTTTCCGAGTCGATTATGCGTTTGAGTTCTCCTGAGACTTATTGCGGATATGGTCCGGATTTTGGGTTGCCATCCTTAAGACAAAAATTATCCAAAGATTTTTATCATGGCTGCGTTGACGCGGAAGAAATCTTCATTTCTGATGGCGCTAAAGTTGATCTCTTTCGTTTGCTCTCATTTTTCGGCCCTAATCAAGTAATTGCTGTTCAAGATCCCTCTTACCCGGCTTATGTCGATATCGCCCGCTTAACAGGTGCTAAGGAAATTGTTACTCTTCCATGTTTACAAGAAAATGACTTTTTCCCTGTATTTCCTACGAATACTCACATTGATATTTTGTGCCTATGCTCCCCCAATAATCCAACGGGGACTGTTTTAAATACCAATCAACTGCGAGCAATCGTGCATTATGCGATAGAACATGATATTCTCATTTTATTCGATGCGGCTTATAGCACCTTCATCGCAGATCCGTCCCTTCCTAAAAGCATCTTCGAAATTCCTGATGCACGGTTTTGTGCAATAGAAATCAATTCCTTCTCTAAGCCCCTCGGATTTGCCGGCGTTCGATTAGGATGGACTGTTGTGCCTAAAGAGTTAGTCTATAGAGAAGGCCTTCCCGTAATTCGCGATTGGGAACGCTTCCTTTCAACGACTTTCAACGGAGCCTCTATCCCAGCTCAAGAAGCTGGAATCGCAGGTCTTTCCATTCTTCCAAAACTTGAAGCTGTTCGCTATTACAGAGAGAATAGCGCTTTACTTAGAAATTCTCTATTGGAAGCGGGGTATCAAGTATTCGGAGGCGAACACGCTCCGTATTTATGGGTCAAACCTACTATGGAAACCATTGCTGACGAGGATCTTTTTGACTTTTTCTTACAAGAATACCATATCGCAGTTACACCAGGGATTGGATTCGGTCTTTGTGGTTCAGGGTTTGTTCGCTTCTCTTCTCTAGGAAAACGTGAAGACGTATTAGCGGCCTGTGAACGGTTACAAATGACTCCCGCTTTGCAGTAA
- a CDS encoding DUF1207 domain-containing protein: MKPLRFGCFFYVLSFVFQIAVANEPNSCPDCQNNWKEVTHTDQLPENIIHADDACYHTGYVQALIDMHFLDSCCQVVVENQTAYLFSLPTDAVTRNAIINLIKDLPFIHSVEICQASYQTCHHQGPQGTASLPEQRSFCTKVCGKEAIWLPQNTILFPPLVADPRQATNSAGIRFDDEVIGKRVGSAVFGGDFIFLRLFDVSRFHGDMDIGLQGAVFSVFDLENPDACMVNSDFFISALCSFAVNKWSYRLRLWHLSSHLGDEFILANQLPPKNRYNRSDEAIDFFASFRYTPQIRVYGGIGYIISRDLTFPEDPLYFEGGLELRPFGLREDNLHAQPIFAMHFRFWEEQDFSIDQTYILGMEWSKFQDIGRKVRAVIEYHQGFSYEGQFVRKECDYYGFRLSYGF; the protein is encoded by the coding sequence ATGAAACCTCTACGTTTCGGTTGTTTCTTTTACGTTCTTTCTTTTGTCTTTCAGATAGCTGTTGCCAATGAACCAAATTCTTGTCCCGATTGCCAAAATAACTGGAAAGAGGTAACTCACACCGATCAACTCCCTGAAAACATAATTCATGCTGACGATGCTTGCTATCACACTGGTTATGTACAGGCTCTGATCGACATGCATTTTTTAGATAGCTGTTGTCAAGTCGTTGTCGAAAATCAAACAGCCTATCTATTCTCCCTCCCTACAGATGCTGTAACACGTAATGCCATCATTAATCTAATTAAAGACCTACCTTTTATCCACTCAGTAGAAATCTGTCAGGCTTCCTATCAAACCTGTCACCATCAAGGGCCTCAAGGCACAGCTTCTCTTCCAGAACAACGTTCCTTCTGCACAAAAGTATGTGGAAAAGAGGCTATTTGGCTGCCGCAAAACACAATCCTCTTTCCACCTCTTGTAGCCGATCCTAGACAAGCAACTAACAGCGCAGGCATTCGTTTCGATGATGAAGTCATAGGGAAACGTGTGGGATCCGCAGTATTTGGAGGAGATTTCATCTTTTTACGATTGTTCGATGTTTCGCGTTTCCATGGAGACATGGACATCGGTCTCCAAGGTGCGGTTTTTTCTGTATTCGACCTAGAAAATCCAGACGCCTGCATGGTGAATTCGGACTTTTTTATCTCCGCTTTATGCAGTTTTGCTGTAAATAAATGGAGCTATCGTTTGCGACTATGGCATCTTTCTTCTCATCTTGGAGACGAGTTTATCCTCGCAAACCAGTTGCCTCCTAAAAACCGTTATAATCGTAGCGACGAGGCAATAGATTTCTTTGCTTCTTTCCGCTACACACCACAAATACGTGTCTACGGAGGAATAGGATACATTATCAGCCGAGACCTAACCTTCCCTGAAGATCCTCTTTACTTTGAAGGAGGGTTAGAGCTCCGGCCTTTCGGATTACGCGAAGATAATCTTCACGCTCAACCTATCTTTGCTATGCATTTTCGTTTCTGGGAGGAGCAAGACTTTTCTATAGACCAGACTTATATATTAGGAATGGAATGGTCTAAATTCCAGGATATCGGTCGAAAAGTTCGTGCTGTGATCGAGTACCATCAGGGATTTTCTTATGAAGGACAATTCGTCCGAAAAGAATGTGATTACTATGGTTTTAGGTTGAGTTACGGCTTCTAG
- a CDS encoding HIT domain-containing protein, with amino-acid sequence MTTIFERIIEGSVECDKVFEDENFIVIKDKFPQAPVHLLIIPKKHIEKLQDMQSNDFLLLAEAGKIIQMMARDFGIENGYRVVINNGLEGGQSVFHLHIHLLGGGLLGSIA; translated from the coding sequence ATGACTACAATTTTTGAACGTATTATAGAAGGTTCCGTCGAATGCGATAAGGTTTTTGAGGATGAAAATTTTATCGTAATTAAGGATAAGTTTCCTCAGGCTCCAGTGCATTTGCTTATTATTCCAAAGAAGCATATTGAAAAATTACAAGATATGCAAAGCAATGATTTTCTCTTGCTTGCAGAAGCGGGTAAGATTATTCAGATGATGGCCCGCGATTTCGGTATAGAAAATGGATATCGTGTGGTGATCAATAATGGTTTAGAGGGGGGACAAAGCGTATTCCACCTACATATTCATCTTCTTGGCGGAGGCTTATTAGGCTCCATCGCATAG